A stretch of the Mycobacterium shigaense genome encodes the following:
- a CDS encoding DMT family transporter — MAYLLLFGAIFAEVVSTSLLKSTEGFTRLWPTLICLVGYAASFALLSMSISRGMHTDVAYTLWSAIGTAAIVLIAVLFLGSPLSAAKVVGCGLIIAGVLTLNISGAH; from the coding sequence TTGGCGTACTTGCTGCTGTTCGGCGCGATCTTCGCGGAGGTCGTCTCGACGAGCCTGCTGAAGAGCACGGAGGGCTTCACTCGACTCTGGCCGACGTTGATCTGCCTGGTCGGCTACGCCGCCTCGTTCGCGCTGTTGTCGATGTCGATCTCCCGCGGGATGCACACCGACGTCGCGTACACCTTGTGGTCGGCGATCGGAACCGCGGCCATCGTGCTGATCGCGGTGCTGTTCCTCGGTTCCCCGCTGTCGGCGGCCAAGGTGGTCGGTTGCGGGCTGATCATCGCCGGCGTGCTCACGTTGAACATTTCCGGCGCTCACTAG
- a CDS encoding protein kinase family protein, producing the protein MFGQQRGREIGALDLEAGLLWFGEAVAALSGGASSLTFGGTRQGDPVGIKVAPPGVEPVAAPDVLRQARILKALGASRVPVPAVVWQDRGDPSDTPPLFVMSHTDSEAHALDGALTEVPAPFLLHAVGAADDHDATRRVAEALGAVETAAQVTDAGRAAPSLRDGQSEAGAAWSSPELVGLRNIRAALDPDRVLKCQRHPAF; encoded by the coding sequence ATGTTCGGTCAGCAGCGCGGCCGCGAGATCGGCGCCCTCGACCTCGAAGCGGGCCTTCTCTGGTTTGGAGAAGCCGTTGCCGCCCTGAGCGGGGGTGCGTCCAGCCTGACCTTTGGCGGCACGCGACAGGGTGACCCGGTGGGGATCAAGGTCGCCCCGCCCGGCGTCGAGCCGGTCGCAGCACCCGACGTGCTGCGCCAGGCCCGCATCCTCAAAGCGCTTGGTGCGAGCCGTGTTCCGGTTCCGGCGGTGGTATGGCAAGACCGCGGAGATCCGTCGGATACGCCGCCGCTGTTCGTGATGTCGCACACCGACTCTGAGGCCCACGCGCTGGACGGCGCGTTGACCGAGGTTCCCGCGCCGTTCTTGCTGCACGCCGTCGGTGCGGCTGACGATCACGACGCCACACGCCGGGTCGCCGAGGCGCTTGGTGCGGTGGAAACCGCTGCCCAGGTCACCGACGCCGGCCGCGCCGCCCCGTCATTGCGCGACGGGCAATCTGAGGCCGGCGCCGCATGGTCGTCCCCGGAGTTGGTGGGGCTGCGAAACATCAGGGCCGCATTGGATCCGGACCGCGTTTTGAAATGTCAGCGGCATCCCGCGTTTTGA
- a CDS encoding MspA family porin, translating into MCLVMAVITASPTAADPDAATAVPSDAGVPSNPPAIVNTPDGWRLGLGAKDEAQVPVAPLTTAVSSREYIATGTFVGDLSGPGQPQGVLEAGYEIGCGIDMSTSNGVDLGGNMGIAPGISPTFDATGVLPPLLPFITVPVNGSINVGLKPGFVVVVPVAKKQFKGPHPWIMIANFHVRIDGCVGQSFIRSYATLTRVTDQSDVVLSYVGVTKAV; encoded by the coding sequence ATGTGCTTGGTGATGGCGGTGATCACGGCGTCACCGACGGCTGCCGATCCCGACGCTGCCACTGCGGTACCTAGCGACGCGGGTGTGCCCTCGAATCCTCCCGCAATCGTCAATACTCCCGACGGCTGGCGCTTGGGCCTTGGCGCCAAGGACGAGGCCCAGGTTCCCGTGGCGCCGTTGACGACCGCGGTCTCGTCCCGCGAGTACATCGCGACCGGAACGTTCGTCGGCGACCTGAGCGGGCCGGGACAGCCGCAGGGCGTTCTCGAGGCGGGTTACGAGATCGGTTGTGGCATCGACATGAGCACCTCCAACGGAGTCGACCTCGGCGGCAACATGGGCATCGCCCCGGGTATCAGCCCGACGTTCGACGCCACCGGCGTATTGCCGCCGCTGCTGCCGTTCATCACCGTTCCGGTGAACGGGTCGATCAACGTCGGACTCAAGCCCGGCTTCGTGGTCGTGGTGCCCGTAGCGAAGAAGCAGTTCAAGGGACCGCATCCGTGGATCATGATCGCCAACTTCCACGTCAGGATCGATGGTTGCGTGGGCCAATCGTTCATCCGCTCCTACGCCACCCTGACCCGGGTGACCGATCAATCCGATGTGGTGCTGTCCTACGTCGGCGTGACGAAAGCCGTTTAA
- a CDS encoding oxidoreductase, whose protein sequence is MSTWLITGCSTGLGRALAEAVVAAGHNVVVTARDVAKVADLADAAPGRALPAALDVTDPGEVAAAVRQADERFGGVDVLVNNAGYGYRSAVEEGDDAEVRALFDTHFFGTVTMIKAVLPGMRARRRGAIVNISSIGATVTPVGSGYYAAAKAAVEGISGALRGELAPLGISVTVVEPGAFRTDFAGRSLVESATRIDDYADTAGKRRKENDTMHGNQAGDPAKAARAIIEAVESSEPPGFLLLGPDALALYRYVADARVAEIANWEQLTSGTDLD, encoded by the coding sequence ATGTCTACCTGGCTGATCACCGGCTGCTCGACGGGACTGGGACGTGCCCTCGCCGAGGCGGTTGTCGCGGCCGGCCACAACGTCGTCGTCACCGCGCGCGACGTCGCCAAGGTCGCCGACCTGGCCGACGCGGCACCCGGGCGCGCGCTGCCCGCGGCGCTCGATGTCACCGATCCCGGTGAGGTCGCCGCGGCCGTGCGGCAGGCCGACGAGCGGTTCGGCGGCGTCGACGTCCTGGTCAACAACGCCGGCTATGGCTATCGCTCCGCGGTCGAGGAGGGCGACGATGCCGAGGTGCGCGCCCTGTTCGACACGCACTTCTTCGGCACGGTGACCATGATCAAGGCCGTCCTGCCCGGGATGCGCGCCCGGCGCCGCGGCGCGATCGTTAACATCTCCTCGATCGGCGCGACGGTGACCCCAGTGGGGTCCGGCTATTACGCCGCGGCCAAGGCGGCCGTCGAGGGCATCAGCGGGGCGCTGCGCGGCGAGCTTGCGCCGTTGGGCATTTCGGTGACGGTCGTGGAGCCGGGCGCTTTCCGCACCGACTTCGCCGGACGCTCCCTCGTCGAGTCGGCGACGCGGATCGACGACTACGCCGACACCGCCGGCAAGCGCCGCAAGGAAAACGACACCATGCACGGCAACCAGGCCGGCGACCCGGCCAAGGCGGCCCGCGCCATCATCGAAGCCGTCGAATCCAGCGAGCCCCCGGGATTCCTGCTGCTCGGCCCCGACGCCCTGGCCCTCTACCGCTACGTTGCGGACGCGCGTGTCGCCGAGATCGCGAACTGGGAACAGCTGACGAGCGGCACTGACCTCGACTGA
- a CDS encoding Hsp70 family protein gives MRVGIDFGTTHTVVALVDRGNYPVVSFDGVDAWPSLIAANAAGELRFGVDASAVRHEPGWSVLRSIKRLLNEAGPQTEVELAGRRYRLTQLLTGFLAQLRHDLHHRSNGCLAPDEPVEAAISVPANASSAQRLLTLDAFVAAGFHVVALLNEPSAASLEYAHRYRSTITAKREYVLIYDLGGGTFDASLLKMTGHANDVVLSEGIQRLGGDDFDEAILQLVLAGASDVDPAARELLKEECAARKESVGPQTRRFLVDMAGIDDGVDRPPFACGIDDVYAVCAPLVDPTIALLDRILRDPARDGRDVAWSEVAGIYVVGGTGGFPLVSRMLRTTFGDKRVKRSPHPFAATAIGLAVFLDSESSFELSERFSRHFGVFREAEAGAGVVFDPIVCKGAALPADGRSPLVVRRRYRAAHNIGHFRFVECSRLVNGRPDGDVTPYDPVLFPFDPALHDRNDLGRQPVGRWRDGPDVEECYVVAPSGAVEVTLTTEPGGFMRTFRLERCASS, from the coding sequence ATGAGAGTCGGCATCGACTTCGGCACCACCCACACTGTCGTCGCACTGGTCGACCGGGGCAACTATCCGGTCGTCTCCTTCGACGGCGTCGACGCGTGGCCCTCGCTCATCGCCGCGAACGCCGCCGGGGAGTTGCGATTCGGCGTCGATGCCTCCGCCGTCCGCCACGAGCCGGGGTGGTCGGTGCTGCGGTCGATCAAACGTCTCCTCAACGAGGCCGGGCCGCAGACCGAGGTGGAGCTGGCCGGGCGCCGCTACCGGCTGACCCAACTGCTCACCGGGTTCCTGGCTCAGCTCAGACACGACCTACACCATCGCTCCAACGGCTGCCTCGCGCCGGACGAACCGGTCGAGGCGGCGATCAGCGTGCCGGCGAACGCGTCCAGCGCGCAACGGCTGCTGACGCTGGATGCCTTTGTGGCGGCGGGCTTTCACGTCGTCGCATTGTTGAACGAGCCGTCGGCCGCCAGCCTCGAATACGCCCACCGGTACCGCTCCACGATCACCGCCAAGCGCGAGTACGTGCTGATCTACGACCTGGGCGGCGGCACCTTCGACGCCTCGCTGCTCAAGATGACCGGGCACGCCAACGACGTGGTCCTCAGCGAGGGCATCCAGCGCCTCGGCGGCGACGATTTCGACGAGGCGATCCTGCAGCTGGTCCTCGCCGGGGCATCCGACGTCGACCCCGCCGCGCGCGAGCTGCTGAAGGAGGAGTGCGCGGCACGCAAGGAGTCCGTCGGGCCGCAGACCCGCCGCTTCCTGGTCGACATGGCGGGGATCGATGACGGAGTCGACCGCCCGCCCTTCGCGTGCGGCATCGACGACGTATATGCGGTGTGTGCCCCGCTGGTCGACCCGACCATCGCGCTGCTCGATCGCATCCTGCGCGACCCGGCCCGGGACGGCCGGGACGTCGCGTGGTCGGAAGTCGCGGGAATCTACGTGGTCGGCGGGACGGGCGGCTTCCCGCTGGTGTCCCGGATGCTGCGCACCACATTCGGCGACAAGCGGGTGAAACGGTCGCCGCACCCCTTCGCCGCCACCGCGATCGGCCTGGCCGTCTTCCTCGACTCGGAGTCGAGTTTCGAACTTTCCGAACGCTTTTCACGGCACTTCGGGGTGTTCCGCGAGGCCGAGGCCGGCGCCGGTGTCGTCTTCGATCCGATCGTATGCAAGGGCGCCGCGCTGCCGGCCGACGGCCGCAGCCCGCTGGTCGTGCGGCGGCGATACCGCGCCGCGCACAACATCGGGCACTTCCGCTTCGTGGAGTGCAGCCGGCTCGTCAACGGCCGCCCCGACGGCGACGTGACGCCCTACGACCCGGTCCTGTTCCCGTTCGATCCGGCCCTCCACGACCGCAACGACCTCGGTCGTCAGCCGGTCGGCCGGTGGAGGGACGGGCCGGACGTCGAGGAGTGCTACGTCGTCGCGCCCAGCGGCGCCGTCGAGGTGACGCTCACGACGGAGCCGGGCGGGTTCATGCGCACCTTCCGGCTCGAGCGGTGCGCCTCGTCGTGA
- a CDS encoding SpoIIAA family protein, which translates to MLEDFPDDVAAFAFHGHVSKADYDTVLVPAFEDKLSRHHKVGIYFEIAPDFGSFGAGAIWADSKFDIGHYFDWDRCAIVSDVDWVKKVANFSELFGFLWPGRYRTFSGSQADEARKWIVNYHSKREAG; encoded by the coding sequence ATGCTCGAGGACTTCCCCGACGACGTCGCCGCGTTCGCTTTCCATGGGCACGTGAGCAAGGCTGATTACGACACGGTGCTGGTACCTGCGTTCGAGGACAAGCTGAGCCGGCATCACAAGGTCGGGATCTATTTCGAGATCGCTCCAGACTTCGGCAGTTTCGGCGCCGGCGCGATTTGGGCGGACTCCAAGTTCGATATCGGCCACTATTTCGACTGGGATCGCTGCGCGATCGTCAGCGACGTCGATTGGGTGAAAAAGGTAGCCAATTTCAGCGAACTCTTCGGCTTCCTGTGGCCGGGGAGGTATCGGACATTTTCTGGGTCGCAAGCCGACGAAGCGCGCAAGTGGATCGTGAATTACCACTCTAAGCGCGAGGCCGGATGA
- a CDS encoding carbon starvation CstA family protein — protein MTVTVHDKDVSYIRTHDDLPPVAIIDRSPITVRHKVFFGAVAVLGAVAWAIIAFVRGEAVNAVWLVVAAICTYIVGFRFYARLIESKIVCPRDDHATPAEILDDGTDYVPTDRRVLFGHHFAAIAGAGPLVGPVLATQMGYLPCSIWIVIGAVLGGCVQDYLVLWISTRRRGRSLGQMVRDELGATAGAAALLGVLVIMVILIAVLAMIVVKALAESPWGVFSIAMTIPIALFMGCYLRFLRPGRIGEVSVIGAGLLLGSVASGSWVAQTSWGASWLNLSPVTLSWLIIVYGFAASALPVWLLLAPRDYLSTFMKVGTIALLALGICIARPILQAPAVSHFATRGDGPVFAGSLFPFLFITIACGALSGFHSLISSGTTPKLLEKEGQMRVIGYGGMLTESFVAVMALITAAILDQHLYFAINAPASQTGGTAAAAADYVNKLGLSGPRATAAQINDAASGVGERSIVSRTGGAPTLALGMSDVLHRVFGGDGLKAFWYHFAIMFEALFILTTVDAGTRVARFMLSDTLGNVGGPLARLRDPSWRIGAWACSLAVVAGWGGVLLMGVTDPLGGINTLFPLFGIANQLLAAIALTVVTVVVVKKGRGKWAWIPGLPLLWDLVVTLTASWQKIFSADPAVGYWTQHARYLAAKHAGKTAFGSAKNAHQLDQVIRNTFIQGTLSTLFALVVVIVFLAGIVVALRAIRGIGKPPLTEEEPVPSKRFAPSGLIPTAAERDVHRLWVGRPVAAPKASGSQHL, from the coding sequence TTGACCGTGACTGTGCACGACAAAGACGTCAGCTACATCCGCACGCACGATGACTTGCCGCCAGTCGCGATCATCGACCGCTCCCCCATCACCGTCCGGCACAAGGTCTTCTTCGGCGCCGTCGCCGTCCTCGGCGCCGTGGCCTGGGCGATCATCGCGTTCGTTCGCGGCGAGGCGGTCAACGCGGTCTGGCTCGTGGTCGCGGCGATCTGCACCTACATCGTCGGCTTCCGCTTCTATGCGCGGCTGATCGAGTCGAAGATTGTCTGTCCGCGCGACGACCACGCCACGCCCGCCGAGATCCTCGACGACGGCACCGACTACGTGCCGACCGACCGGCGCGTGTTGTTCGGTCATCATTTCGCCGCGATCGCCGGGGCCGGTCCACTCGTCGGCCCGGTACTGGCCACCCAGATGGGCTACCTGCCCTGCAGCATCTGGATCGTGATCGGAGCGGTGCTCGGCGGGTGTGTGCAGGACTACCTGGTGCTATGGATCTCCACGCGGCGCCGGGGCCGTTCCCTGGGGCAGATGGTCCGCGACGAACTCGGCGCCACCGCCGGGGCGGCGGCCCTGCTCGGAGTCCTCGTCATCATGGTGATCCTGATCGCGGTGCTGGCGATGATCGTGGTGAAGGCGTTGGCCGAAAGCCCCTGGGGCGTGTTCTCCATCGCCATGACGATCCCCATCGCCCTCTTCATGGGCTGCTATTTGCGATTCCTGCGCCCCGGCCGGATCGGAGAGGTTTCGGTGATCGGCGCGGGGCTGCTGCTCGGCTCCGTCGCCTCCGGCAGCTGGGTCGCCCAAACCTCTTGGGGCGCATCATGGTTGAACCTGTCGCCCGTCACCTTGTCGTGGTTGATCATCGTTTACGGATTCGCCGCCTCGGCGCTGCCCGTGTGGCTGCTGCTGGCGCCGCGGGACTACCTCTCGACGTTCATGAAGGTCGGCACGATCGCCCTACTCGCGCTCGGTATCTGCATTGCCCGTCCGATCCTGCAAGCTCCCGCCGTTTCGCATTTCGCGACCCGGGGCGACGGACCGGTGTTCGCCGGCTCGCTGTTCCCGTTCCTGTTCATCACCATCGCGTGCGGCGCGCTGTCCGGATTCCACTCGCTGATCTCCTCGGGCACCACGCCCAAACTGCTGGAGAAGGAAGGCCAGATGCGAGTGATCGGCTACGGCGGCATGCTCACCGAGTCGTTCGTCGCGGTCATGGCGCTGATCACCGCGGCCATCCTTGACCAGCACCTCTATTTCGCCATCAATGCACCGGCGTCACAGACCGGGGGCACCGCGGCCGCGGCCGCCGATTACGTCAACAAACTCGGGCTGTCGGGCCCACGGGCAACCGCCGCGCAAATCAACGACGCGGCAAGCGGTGTCGGCGAGCGCTCGATCGTCTCGCGCACCGGCGGGGCACCCACGCTGGCGCTGGGTATGTCCGACGTACTGCACCGCGTCTTCGGTGGCGACGGTCTCAAGGCGTTTTGGTATCACTTCGCGATCATGTTCGAGGCGCTCTTCATCCTGACCACAGTCGATGCGGGCACCCGGGTCGCGCGTTTCATGCTTTCCGACACATTGGGCAATGTGGGTGGCCCGCTGGCGAGGCTGAGGGATCCGAGCTGGCGGATCGGGGCCTGGGCCTGCAGCCTGGCCGTGGTCGCCGGGTGGGGTGGCGTGCTGCTGATGGGCGTGACCGATCCGCTGGGCGGCATCAACACGCTCTTCCCGCTGTTCGGTATCGCCAACCAGCTGCTCGCGGCGATCGCGCTGACGGTGGTCACGGTCGTGGTCGTCAAGAAGGGCCGGGGAAAGTGGGCGTGGATTCCGGGGCTTCCGTTGCTGTGGGATCTGGTCGTCACGCTCACCGCGTCGTGGCAGAAGATCTTTTCCGCGGATCCCGCGGTCGGCTACTGGACCCAGCACGCGCGGTATCTGGCGGCCAAGCATGCGGGCAAGACTGCATTCGGGTCGGCCAAGAACGCCCACCAGCTTGATCAGGTCATCAGGAACACCTTCATCCAGGGCACGCTGTCCACTCTGTTCGCGCTGGTCGTCGTCATCGTGTTCCTTGCCGGAATCGTGGTCGCGCTCAGGGCAATTCGCGGTATTGGCAAACCGCCGCTGACCGAGGAAGAACCGGTGCCGTCGAAGCGGTTCGCGCCGTCGGGCCTGATTCCCACCGCGGCGGAACGAGATGTGCACCGCCTGTGGGTCGGCAGACCGGTTGCCGCGCCCAAAGCCTCAGGCAGTCAGCATCTTTAG
- a CDS encoding ATP-dependent DNA ligase has protein sequence MLLLDVASTSLAVRDTSSRLAKVAQIAGLLGRAAADPESAATIVSWLSGELRQRQIGVGWASLRSRPPPATQPTLTVAGVDATFSEIGAVAGKGSQARRAELVSGLFTRATDTEQAFLLGLLGGELRQGALAGIMADAVAKAAGVPAAAVQRAAMLGGDLPAVAAAGLSGGAAALHAFTLQVGRPVGPMLAQTATTVADALERHGGTAIFEAKLDGARVQIHRAGDDITVYTRSLDDVTARLPEVVEATLALPVRTLIADGEAIALRPDNRPHRFQVTASRFGRSVNVAQALSAQKAEPLSVFFFDILHRDGADLLDAPTSDRLAALDELAPSSQRVDRLVTSDAAAAAAFLDTTLAAGHEGVMAKAPGAPYLAGRRGASWLKVKPVHTLDLVVLAAEWGSGRRRGKLSNIHLGARDPSSGEFVMVGKTFKGMTDAMLEWQTARFTELAAGRLDGHVVRLRPEQVVEVALDGVQSSTRYPGGVALRFARVLRYRDDKSPAEADTIDNVRALY, from the coding sequence GTGCTCCTTCTCGACGTGGCAAGCACGTCGCTTGCCGTCCGCGACACCTCGTCGCGCCTGGCGAAGGTCGCCCAGATCGCCGGGTTGCTGGGCCGGGCCGCGGCCGACCCGGAATCGGCTGCCACCATCGTGTCCTGGCTCTCTGGTGAGCTGCGGCAACGCCAGATCGGGGTCGGCTGGGCGTCGTTGCGATCGCGGCCGCCGCCCGCAACGCAGCCCACGCTGACCGTCGCCGGCGTCGACGCGACCTTCTCCGAGATCGGCGCCGTCGCGGGCAAGGGATCCCAGGCGCGCCGCGCGGAACTGGTCTCCGGGCTGTTCACCCGGGCCACCGACACCGAGCAGGCCTTTCTGCTGGGGCTGCTCGGCGGGGAGCTGCGGCAGGGGGCGCTGGCCGGGATCATGGCCGACGCCGTCGCCAAGGCGGCGGGCGTTCCGGCCGCCGCGGTCCAGCGCGCGGCGATGCTGGGCGGCGACCTGCCGGCGGTCGCGGCCGCCGGGCTGTCGGGTGGGGCGGCGGCGCTGCACGCGTTCACCCTGCAGGTGGGCCGGCCGGTCGGCCCGATGCTGGCGCAGACCGCGACCACGGTCGCCGACGCACTCGAACGCCACGGCGGCACAGCCATTTTCGAAGCGAAGCTGGACGGCGCGCGGGTGCAGATCCATCGGGCCGGCGACGACATCACGGTCTACACCCGCAGCCTCGACGATGTCACCGCGCGGTTGCCCGAGGTGGTGGAGGCGACGCTGGCCCTGCCGGTGCGCACCCTCATCGCCGACGGCGAGGCGATCGCCCTGCGCCCCGACAACCGGCCGCACCGCTTCCAGGTCACCGCCTCGCGGTTCGGCCGATCGGTCAACGTGGCTCAGGCTCTTTCGGCCCAGAAGGCCGAGCCACTTTCGGTGTTCTTCTTCGACATCCTGCACCGCGACGGCGCCGACCTGCTCGACGCGCCCACCAGCGACCGGCTGGCGGCCCTGGACGAACTGGCGCCGAGCTCCCAGCGCGTCGACCGCTTGGTCACGTCGGACGCCGCGGCGGCCGCCGCCTTTCTGGATACCACGCTGGCCGCCGGCCACGAGGGCGTCATGGCCAAGGCGCCCGGCGCGCCCTACCTCGCCGGCCGCCGCGGCGCGAGCTGGCTCAAAGTGAAGCCGGTGCACACGCTCGATCTGGTGGTGCTTGCCGCGGAGTGGGGTTCGGGGCGCCGCCGCGGCAAGCTGTCCAACATTCATCTGGGCGCCCGCGACCCATCCAGCGGCGAATTCGTCATGGTGGGAAAGACTTTCAAGGGAATGACAGATGCCATGCTGGAGTGGCAAACGGCCCGCTTCACCGAGCTCGCCGCGGGCCGGCTGGACGGCCATGTCGTGCGGTTGCGCCCTGAGCAGGTCGTCGAGGTCGCGCTCGACGGCGTGCAGAGCTCGACGCGCTACCCGGGCGGGGTGGCGTTGCGGTTCGCCCGGGTGCTGCGCTATCGCGACGACAAGAGCCCGGCCGAGGCCGACACCATCGACAACGTGCGTGCACTGTACTGA
- a CDS encoding SDR family NAD(P)-dependent oxidoreductase gives MEVNGKKVVVIGGASGMGRASAELLHERGADVAILDREGSDGKTVAEGIGGTFYPVDVTDFAGTEETLQAAVDKLGGLDVIITTAGGGIAQRTLTKTGPHDLAAFQSVIDLNLIATFNISRLAAAHMAKNEPEDPDTGERGVIINTASIAAFEGQIGQVAYTAAKAGIAGMCLTMARDLGSVGIRVLAIAPSLFATGLTKGIPDEFATQLTKDAAFPKRLGRPEEYAKLAAAIVDNPMLNGQCLRLDAGQRFAPK, from the coding sequence ATGGAAGTCAACGGGAAGAAGGTCGTCGTCATCGGCGGCGCGTCGGGGATGGGTAGGGCCAGCGCCGAGCTGCTGCACGAACGCGGCGCCGACGTCGCGATACTCGACCGCGAGGGCTCCGACGGAAAGACGGTGGCCGAGGGCATCGGCGGCACCTTCTACCCGGTCGATGTCACCGACTTCGCCGGCACCGAGGAGACGCTGCAGGCTGCGGTCGACAAGCTCGGCGGTTTGGACGTCATCATCACGACCGCCGGTGGCGGGATCGCGCAGCGCACGCTGACCAAGACGGGTCCGCACGACCTGGCGGCGTTCCAGTCCGTGATCGACCTCAACCTGATCGCCACCTTCAACATCAGCAGGCTGGCGGCCGCGCACATGGCCAAGAACGAGCCGGAAGACCCCGACACCGGGGAGCGTGGCGTCATCATCAACACCGCGTCGATCGCGGCCTTCGAAGGCCAGATCGGGCAGGTCGCCTACACCGCCGCCAAGGCGGGGATCGCCGGTATGTGCCTGACGATGGCCCGCGACCTGGGCTCGGTCGGGATCCGGGTGCTGGCCATCGCCCCGAGCCTGTTCGCGACGGGACTGACCAAGGGCATTCCGGACGAATTCGCGACGCAGCTGACCAAGGACGCGGCCTTCCCGAAGCGCCTCGGGCGCCCCGAGGAATACGCGAAGCTGGCGGCCGCTATCGTGGACAACCCGATGCTCAACGGCCAGTGCCTGCGGCTGGATGCGGGCCAGCGGTTCGCGCCCAAGTAG